One part of the Stigmatopora argus isolate UIUO_Sarg chromosome 8, RoL_Sarg_1.0, whole genome shotgun sequence genome encodes these proteins:
- the LOC144079477 gene encoding claudin-19 has product MASSPLQLLGFFLALIGVATTVTATVMVEWKTHGHSHRIIEGLWMTCSVGHRTTCEVHDSLLKLSDQVQITRAILLVSIFLSTVGLMIATIGMKCTRFMEGKPNAKGAVARIGGIMFMVAGIMTLIITSWYVKKIISDFHHDHHLHRFEFGTAVFVSWAGGLLTTFGGAFLICQKCSRSSSTRSINSNRLLQNNKSNSNYV; this is encoded by the exons ATGGCCAGCTCACCACTGCAGCTGCTCGGTTTCTTCCTGGCACTGATCGGCGTGGCCACCACAGTGACCGCCACCGTCATGGTGGAATGGAAGACGCACGGACACTCGCATCGCATCATTGAAGGACTGTGGATGACCTGCAGCGTCGGACACAGGACCACCTGCGAAGTTCACGATTCTCTCCTCAAACTGTCAG ATCAGGTCCAGATAACCAGGGCAATTCTGCTGGTGAGCATCTTCCTGTCCACCGTGGGGTTGATGATCGCCACTATCGGAATGAAGTGCACCCGCTTTATGGAAGGCAAACCCAACGCCAAGGGTGCAGTGGCTAGGATTGGAGGGATTATGTTCATGGTTGCAG GCATAATGACGTTAATCATAACATCCTGGTATGTCAAGAAGATCATTTCCGACTTCCACCATGACCATCATCTCCACCG CTTTGAGTTTGGAACTGCGGTGTTTGTCAGCTGGGCTGGCGGTCTCCTCACGACATTTGGTGGAGCTTTCCTGATCTGTCAGAAGTGCTCAAGGTCATCTTCGACCAGGTCTATCAACTCCAATCGCCTCCTGCAAAACAACAAGTCCAACAGTAACTATGTTTAA